Within the Flavobacterium sp. CG_23.5 genome, the region GTTGTTAATGCAATTGTGATCCAAAGTTTGCCCAGCGTTATGTTTCTACTTCTTTGTTGAATAATGCCAGTAGTTGCTTCCGTTTCAATCCTTCAAAGCCAAAGTGGTTTATCTAATACTGGAAGGATTTTAATGAAAGTGAAAGTCAAATTGATTTATCCACTTTTGGAAGGTTGTTAACGTATTTGTGAGCCAAAGTTTGCCCAGCGTTATGTTACTACTTTTTTGTTGAATAATGCCAGTAGTTGCTTCCGTTTCAATCCTTCAAAGCCAAAGTGGTTTATCTAATACTGGAAGGATTTTAATGAAAGTGAAAGTCAAATTGATTTATCCACTTTTGGAAGGTTGTTAACGTATTTGTGATCCAAAGTTTGCCCAGCTTTGCATTTCAACTTCTTTGCTGAATAATACCAGTAGTTGCTTCCGTTTCAATCCTTCAAAGCCAAATTGATTTATCCACTTTTGGAAGGTTGTTAACGTATTTGTGGGCCAAAGTTTGCCCAGCGTTATGTTTCTACTTCTTTGTTGAATAATGCCAGTAGTTGCTTCCGTTTCAATCCTTCAAAGCCAAATTGATTCACCTACTTTTGGAAGGATTTTAATGAAAGTGAAAGTCAAATTGATTTATCCACTTTTGGAAGGTTGTTAACGTACTTGTGAGCCAAATTTTGCCCAGCTTTGCATTTCAACTTCTTTGCTGAATAATGCCAGTAGTTGCTTCCGTTTCAATCCTTCAAAGCCAAACTGATTTATTCAGTTCGGTATATTGTTAACGCAATTGTGAGCCAAAGTTTGGCGTAAAGATTGTGTTGTTAACATAAATATCTTTATTTATATAAAGTGTTAATTATAAGCATCTTGTAGAGTTGTGAAAGCCCCCCCCAAAAAAAAGCCTAATAGTAAAATCTTGTCTAAACAGCGATGTAGGAATATCTTTTTTAATCGAGATTTTACCCCATACCCCTTAATACAATTTAAATTTTTATTTTTAAAGATTATCAAAATACATTTAACCTTCTTTAAATTTTTATTTTATTAAAAAAAATTACTTGGATCAGTATTTATCCATTCGTTATTATTAATTAAAACCTTACTTTTATTATTGTTAGGTTGGTTTTCAATCCAGCTTTTAAACCACCATTTTAAACTCGAAATATTAATTTGATATTGTTGTTTTGTATCATAATACTTAGCAAGGCAGTCGTCATAATTATGAATTTTAGTTTTAAATTCATTTTCAAGTTCTAAATATTTTTCAGGAAAAGAAAACTTTAAAAAATTTGAGAGAGGAATTTTGTTTATACTCTCTATATCTTTTATCTTTTTTATCTTATTATCTTTAGATTCTTTAGTTATTGCTATTTGATTGCTATTTTGACTGGTACTTTGTTTGTCAATTACTATATCTTTACACGTATGAGCATCATATTTTAAAAGGGTTAACATAGTATATTTGTTTGTCGATTGTTTTATGATGTAGTTAGTGCGTTCTAACTTGCCTAATGCGGTCCTAATCTTACTAATAGTCAACCCCGTTTCATACGCTAAACCTTCGGGACTAATAACCGTTTGTCCTCTTTCAATAACGATACTCTTCCAGTTTTTAACTTCAAAGTTTGCCCTTAATAATAAATGGAAATATAAAACTTTTGTGTTCACATCTGTATACCATTCCCAATTAAGTATATCATTATTTATTTTTGTAAATCCCTTATTTGTTTCCATTAATTAATTGATTTTATTTCATCTGATCCTTAAATTCCAAATACTTTGGACCAGCTTTATAATAGTATACTTTTTCAATTCTGTAATTTGCGGACCGTTCAATATATCCATAGTCTAAAAATTTATCTAAATATTTATTTAGTGTTATTCTACTTTTAAAAAACATATTCAGTTCTTTCAAAATTTCAGTTTCATTAATAAAAACAAAATTTGAATTAAATTTACCTAATGTGTTTTTATCAATTACTTTTAAAACAATCCAATCAATTAAACTTAATTTCATATCAAAATCTACACAATTATTTTGATTAATTACGATTTCGTTTTTATCGGTTTCAAAATACAATCTAAAATTTTGTGAAGGTTTTAAATACGTTTTTGATAACCTCTCACAATTCCAATGCCTTTCGATAAAACCCATATTAATTAAGTCTAAAATATACTTTTGACACGTGCCTTTTGTTAATTTTAATATTGGTATTTCTTTTAAAATTTCATTATGACTTACACCATACCAAACCCCTTTATCATCAGTAATACAGTCAAAAGGTGAAAACGATTTATTTTGAATAAGATGATTAACCGCACCTAAAATTGAAGCCATATTACAATTAAAATTTAATCCATATTTTTGAATGTTCCCTTTGTTTATTACGATGTTTTTCATTTTGTTGTAGTGTTTGATTTAAGTAAAATTTCTTCAATTGCTCGGCGTTCAAAATAAGTTCTATTACCAATTTTTAAGGCCGTAATAATTTTTTTGTTCGTCCAATTGTGCACTGTAAAAAGGCTGATATTTAAAAAAGCTGCCAATTCATCCCTTGTGAAAAAATCAGTTTTTGAGCCAGTTTCAAAGTCTTTTTTAAATTCATCAATTTGAATTTTCACACCATTTAAAATTTTTTCGGTTAATTCGTCTGGAGTAATTTCGTGTAACATTGTTGTTTTCATAATTATTTATTTTAGATTATTATTTTATTCTTTTGCCTTTATAAAAAAAGTAGGTAGGTTTAATTAATTATGTACAAATAATTCATAACACTAATAAAAACAACTACTTAACTATTTTTTATATCTTAATTCTTTTAAAATTTCTGTAATATTATTACTGAAATGCTTTTACAATTGTTTACTTTGTTTACAATCGTTAGCAATTACATTTTATACAATTAGATTTAAGCTATATTTTAAAAAATCAAAACATAAAACAACGTTATTCTAACTATGCCAAAAGTATATTTAGAGTTATTTTATATTTGTTTGATTTGCTAACAATATGATTTATCCAGTTTTGGAAGTATTTTAATGAAAGTGAAAGCCAAATTGATTTATCCACTTTTGGAAGGTTGTTAATGCAATTGTGGGCCAAAGTTTGCCCAGCGTTATGTTACTACTTTTTTGTTGAATAATGCCAGTAGTTGCTTCCGTTTCAATCCTTCAAAGTCAAATTGATTTATCCACTTTTGGAAGGTTGTTAACGCAATTGTGATCCAAAGTTTGCCCAGCTTTGCATTTCAAGTTCTTTGTTGAATAATGCCAGTAGTTGCTTCCGTTTCAATCCTTCAAAGTCAAATTGATTTATCCACTTTTGGAAGGTTGTTAACGCAATTGTGATCCAAAGTTTGCCCAGCTTTGCATTTCAACTTCTTTGCTGAATAATACCAGTAGTTGCTTCCGTTTCAATCCTTCAAAGCCAAATTGATTTATCCACTTTTGGAAGGTTGTTAACGCAATTGTGATCCAAAGTTTGCCCAGCTTTGCATTTCAAGTTCTTTGTTGAATAGTGCCAGTAGTTGCTTCCGTTTCAATCCTTCAAAGCCAAATTGATTTATTGAGTTCGGTATGTTGTTAATGCAATTGTGATCCAAAGTTTGCCCAGCGTTATGTTTCTACTTCTTTGTTGAATAATGCCAGTAGTTGCTTCCGTTTCAATCCTTCAAAGCCAAAGTGGTTTATCTAATACTGGAAGGATTTTAATGAAAGTGAAAGTCAAATTGATTTATCCACTTTTGGAAGGTTGTTAACGTATTTGTGATCCAAAGTTTGCCCAGCGTTATGTTTCTACTTCTTTGTTGAATAATGCCAGTAGTTGCTTCCGTTTCAATCCTTCAAAGCTAAAGTGGTTTATCTAATACTGGAAGGATTTTAATGAAAGTGAAAGTCAAATTGATTTATCCACTTTTGGAAGGTTGTTAATGCAATTGTGGGCCAAAGTTTGCCCAGCGTTATGTTACTACTTTTTTGTTGAATAATGCCAGTAGTTGCTTCCGTTTCAATCCTTCAAAGTCAAATTGATTTATCCACTTTTGGAAGGTTGTTAACGCAATTGTGATCCAAAGTTTGCCCAGCTTTGCATTTCAAGTTCTTTGTTGAATAGTGCCAGTAGTTGCTTCCGTTTCAATCCTTCAAAGCCAAATTGATTTATTGAGTTCGGTATGTTGTTAATGCAATTGTGATCCAAAGTTTGCCCAGCGTTATGTTTCTACTTCTTTGTTGAATAATGCCAGTAGTTGCTTCCGTTTCAATCCTTCAAAGCCAAAGTGGTTTATCTAATACTGGAAGGATTTTAATGAAAGTGAAAGTCAAATTGATTTATCCACTTTTGGAAGGTTGTTAACGTATTTGTGAGCCAAAGTTTGCCCAGCGTTATGTTTCTACTTCTTTGTTGAATAATGCCAGTAGTTGCTTCCGTTTCAATCCTTCAAAGCCAAAGTGGTTTATCTAATACTGGAAGGATTTTAATGAAAGTGAAAGTCAAATTGATTTATCCACTTTTGGAAGGTTGTTAACGTATTTGTGAGCCAAAGTTTGCCCAGCGTTATGTTTCTACTTCTTTGTTGAATAATGCCAGAAGTTGCTTCCGTTTCAATCCTTCAAAGCTAAAGTGGTTTATCTAATACTGGAAGGATTTTAATGAAAGTGAAAGTCAAATTGATTTATCCACTTTTGGAAGGTTGTTAATGCAATTGTGGGCCAAAGTTTGCCCAGCGTTATGTTACTACTTTTTTGTTGAATAATGCCAGTAGTTGCTTCCGTTTCAATCCTTCAAAGCCAAAGTGGTTTATCTAATACTGGAAGGATTTTAATGAAAGTGAAAGTCAAATTGATTTATCCACTTTTGGAAGGTTGTTAACGTATTTGTGATCCAAAGTTTGCCCAGCGTTATGTTTCTACTTCTTTGTTGAATAATGCCAGTAGTTGCTTCCGTTTCAATCCTTCAAAGCTAAAGTGGTTTATCTAATACTGGAAGGATTTTAATGAAAGTGAAAGTCAAATTGATTTATCCACTTTTGGAAGGTTGTTAATGCAATTGTGGGCCAAAGTTTGCCCAGCGTTATGTTACTACTTTTTTGTTGAATAATGCCAGTAGTTGCTTCCGTTTCAATCCTTCAAAGTCAAATTGATTTATCCACTTTTGGAAGGTTGTTAACGCAATTGTGATCCAAAGTTTGCCCAGCGTTATGTTTCTACTTCTTTGTTGAATAGTGCCAGTAGTTGCTTCCGTTTCAATCCTTCAAAGCCAAATTGATTTATTGAGTTCGGTATGTTGTTAATGCAATTGTGATCCAAAGTTTGCCCAGCGTTATGTTTCTACTTCTTTGTTGAATAATGCCAGTAGTTGCTTCCGTTTCAATCCTTCAAAGCTAAAGTGGTTTATCTAATACTGGAAGGATTTTAATGAAAGTGAAAGTCAAATTGATTTATCCACTTTTGGAAGGTTGTTAACGTATTTGTGAGCCAAAGTTTGCCCAGCTTTGCATTTCAACTTCTTTGCTGAATAATACAAGTAGTTGCTTCCGTTTCAATCCTTCAAAGCCAAAGTGGTTTATCTAATACTGGAAGGATTTTAATGAAAGTGAAAGTCAAATTGATTTATCCACTTTTGGAAGGTTGTTAACGTATTTGTGAGCCAAAGTTTGCCCAGCTTTGCATTTCAAGTTCTTTGCTGATTTATACCATAAAAAAAGCACCTTTAGTTAAAAAAGCACTTTTTTATTTTCATAATTGAATTATTTAGCGATTTGTAAAACGGTTTTTTCCGCTCTAATTTGTTCCAATTTATTCCAGTAATCTTTTAATATTTTCGCATTGTCTTGTGAGGATTTTCCAATATATCCGAGTAGCATTTTTTCTGTTGTGTGCCCCGTTGCCGACATTATAACGGGTGTAGGTAATTTTCCGTAATGGTTAGTAGCAAAAGACCGCCTTCCAATATGGGTGCTTACAAGCTCCCATTTTTTATAAGTCCCTTTTTGTTTTCGCCAAATTTTCGGTTTTTTTGCTTTTTCGCCTTTTATATTATTAATATCTATACTTTTTGCACCTTCAATTTTTTCATTAAGTCCAATTTCTTGACAAACTAATTTAATATAATCGTTATATTTTTGAGTTGAAATTTTATGAGGCAAACCGTTACAATTTTCTATAATTTGTTTTACTTGCCAATGTAACGGTAAAACTATTTTTTGATCTGTTTTTTGTGCAACGTATTCTATAAAATTATCTTTAATTTTTTTCTTTGTAAAATTCAATAAATCGCCCGCTCTTGCTCCAGTCCAAACGCCAATTATTAACCAGTTTCGAGCATTGTCTAAACTTGGGTTTTTACTGAAATTATGATTAAAAACTAAATCAATTTCTTTTTCTGAAAGTGTAATAAAAGTTGTTTTTTCTTTGGTTGCTCTAAAGTCTTCTTTTAAAATATCAGGATTAAAAGGAAAACCGTTTTTTTTAGCATCCAAAACAATTGTTTTCACAAACATCAAATATTTTCCAGTTGTATTAAAACCTAATTTTTCGACATCGTGCAAATAGTAAATAAAATCTTTATGAAATTTTAAATCAACATCCGTTAATTTATATCGTTTTTTTTGGTAGGTTTCAAAGCCTTCAATTTTTTTTACTATTGTACCAAATTTTGACAAAGTAGCATCAGTAACGCCCGTTACACCGTTTTTTCTAACTATGTTTGGTAGGTTTTTTAAATAATGCTCTGCATAATCTTTAAAATATATTAAATCGGTTTCTTTGCTTTGATTTAAAAATGATTTTATTTTATCATCTATCCAATTTGAATTTATAATAATTCCATTTGAATAATCAGTATTAAACCCGTTTACAATAATAGTTTCTAATTCGTTTAATCTATTTTGAAAATTTGTTTTATCACTAAATTCCTCAACTTGTTTAACCTCGCCTTTTTTGTTATTCCAATATTTTGGATTTATTAAAAGTGATGTGGTTTTTTTTAAATCAAATTTTCGACCTTGTGTAAATCTTAAATAAATTGTAGTTGGATTGTTGTCGCCTTTTGTGAAATATTTAAAAGTAGCCATATTTTTAATAATTTAGATTTATTAATTATCAAATATAAATAAAAAATATAATGTTTTTCTTAATAGTGCCAACATAGGGGCAACATTTATCTAATTTGCCGATTTTTTAAAATTTAACAAAATCAACACAAAAACACAACAAAGTCAATAAAATCAAACCTTTGTAAAGTTTTTTTAATGTTTTTAGAATGTTATAAAGTTATATGAAATTAGATAAAATAAGAAGGTTTCGTTCCCATCCTCTCTGCAAATAAAAAATGCTTCCTGAACGGGAAGCATTTTTTAATTAATAGTGTGCCATTTTTTTGTTTGGCTAAGCGTTTAGATCAAAAAAGGAAGAGACATGTATTGCAAAGCATTAGTTTCCTTATGAGGCTCCCTATGCGGAATCAACTGAGTTAATCTTGTCCTCTGTGCAAAATACTAATCCTGCTAAATCACTTTAGCGGGATTTTTTTTTATTCATCCTAATTCCTCCCTCTCGGATTAGGGGGCTTTAATCATTCAATTTCAAAACCGCCATAAACGCTTCTTGTGGAATCTCAACATTTCCAACCAGTCTCATACGTTTTTTACCCTTTTTCTGTTTTTCCAATAATTTACGTTTACGTGAAATATCCCCACCATAACATTTGGCCGTAACATCTTTACGTAAGGCTTTGATGGTTTCGCGTGAGATAACTTTAACCCCAATAGCAGCTTGGATAGGAATGTCAAATTGTTGACGAGGAATCAATTCTCTCAATTTCTCACACATTTTTTTACCAATTTGATACGCATTATCGGCATGCATCAAAGAGGACAAAGCATCGACTATCGTTGCGTTCAATAAGATATCCACTTTAACCAAATTAGACGTTCTCATTCCGATTGGTGTATAATCAAACGAAGCATATCCTTTAGAAACCGTTTTCAAACGATCGTAAAAATCAAATACAATCTCTGCCAAAGGCATATCGAAAGTCAATTCAACACGTTCTGTTGTCAAATACGTTTGGTTGGTAATCAAACCTCGTTTTTCGATACACAGACTCATTACATTCCCAACATAATCGGATTTTGTAATGATAGTTGCTTTTATAAAAGGTTCTTCAACATGGTCTAAACGAGAAGGCTCAGGCAAGTCCGAAGGATTGTTTACAATAAGTGGTGTCGTAGGATCTTTTTTGGTGTAAGCCAAATACGAAACGTTGGGAACTGTTGTGATAACAGTCATATTGAACTCACGCTCTAAACGCTCCTGAATAATTTCCATGTGTAACATTCCCAAGAATCCACAACGGAAACCAAATCCTAAAGCTGCCGAACTTTCCGGTAAAAATACCAACGAAGCATCATTCAACTGTAGTTTTTCCATAGAGTTTCTCAACTCTTCATAATCTTCAGTATCTACAGGATAAATTCCCGCAAAAACCATTGGTTTCACATCTTCAAAACCTTTAATTATATTCGTTGTTGGTGTTTTTGCATCCGTCAACGTATCACCCACTTTTACTTCTTTTGCTTCTTTAATTCCAGAAATTAAATACCCAACATCACCGGCTGAAATTACTTGTTTGGGAACTTGATTCAATTTCAAGGTACCAATTTCGTCTGCAAAATATTCATTTCCGGTAGCCATGAATTTAATCTTTTGACCTTTTTTTATTTGTCCGTTTTTCACACGGAAAATAACTTCAATTCCTCTAAACGGATTGTAATGCGAGTCAAAAATCAAGGCTTGTAACGGCTCATCCACATTTCCGGATGGAGGTGGAATTTTTTCGATAATCGCTGCCAATATATTTTCTACACCAAAACCAGTTTTACCCGAAGCATGAATTATATCTTCCAATTTACATCCAAGTAAATCAATAATATCGTCACTTACTTCCTCTGGATTGGCACTTGGTAAATCCACTTTATTCAAAACCGGAATAATTTCCAAGTCGTTTTCTAAAGCCAAATACAAATTCGAAATCGTTTGTGCTTGGATACTTTGTGCAGCATCTACAATCAAAAGCGCGCCTTCGCAAGCCGCAATAGAACGAGAAACCTCATACGAAAAATCCACGTGTCCTGGAGTATCAATCAAATTCAGGATGTATTCCTGGCCTTTATAAGTATATTCCATCTGAATTGCGTGACTCTTAATCGTAATCCCGCGTTCGCGTTCCAAATCCATGTTATCTAGCAATTGCGCCTTTTCTTCACGAGCGGTAACCGTTTGAGTTGCCCCAAGTAAACGGTCAGCAAGCGTACTTTTCCCGTGATCAATATGTGCAATAATGCAAAAATTCCTAATATGTTTCATTTTCTGTAAGTATCAATTTTATTTTGGGTTTGTCCTGAATTAATTTCAGGGCGTGACCTCTCTTCCACTATCGTTCCAGCTCGGTCGGGCTATTCGTTCAATCTTTTCCTTTTTAAAGAAAAAAGGAAAAGGATTTCCTCTTCTATCCCTCACGCACATTCGCAAACCGCGACAATTAATCTGCAAATATACGCTAAAATCAATAGCTTCAAAGCCTAGAATTTACAAACTAAAAGGTTTACTGCTAAGTCTTTTCTCTTCTTGCAATCGGTGATTCATCTAAAAGTTGTAATTTTGCACAAAAATTAAGCAGATGGTCAAGATTGGCAACATAGAATTACCTGATTTCCCATTACTTCTTGCACCTATGGAAGATGTGAGTGACCCTCCATACCGCAGATTGTGCAAGATGCATGGTGCCGATTTGATGTACTCCGAATTCATTTCATCCGAAGGATTGATTCGCGACGCCATCAAAAGCCGAATGAAATTAGATATTTTCGATTATGAGCGTCCCGTTGGGATTCAGATTTTTGGTGGTGACGAGGAAGCCATGGCGATGTCGTCTAAAATTGTTTCTGCGGTAAATCCGGATTTGATCGATATTAACTTTGGATGTCCTGTTAAAAAAGTCGTTTGCAAAGGCGCCGGAGCCGGAGTCCTGAAAGATGTTGATTTAATGATTCGCTTAACGAAAGCCGTTATTGATAGCACCCATTTGCCAGTAACCGTAAAAACCCGTTTGGGTTGGGATGATAATTCCATCAATATCGATGAGGTTGCGGAGCGTTTGCAAGACATTGGTGTTGCCGCTTTAAGCATTCACGCCAGAACGCGTGCCCAAATGTATAAGGGCCATTCCGATTGGTCGCATATTGCCCGAGTAAAAAATAACCCAAGAATTACAATGCCTATTTTTGGCAACGGCGATATCGATTCTCCCGAAAAAGCATTACAATATAAAAATGAATACGGTATTGACGGAATCATGATTGGTCGTGCTGCGATCGGTTACCCGTGGATTTTTAACGAAATCAAACATTATTTCAAAACAGGAGAGCATTTGGCTAAACCTACCGTTATTGATAGAGTTGAAGCGGTTCGAAATCACCTCACTTGGGCGATGGAATGGAAAGGAGAAAGACTAGGAATTGTTGAAACGCGTCCTCATTATACCAATTATTTTAAAGGAATACATTCTTTTAAAACCCACAAACAAAAATTAGTAACGCTAGATAGTCCTGAAGAATTGTTCGCCGCTTTGAATGAAATTGAAGAGTCATATGCGGGTTATGAGGTAGTGTAACCAGATATTTTTAATACGAATTCCACTAATTTATAGTTGTTGATCTTATTAAAAAGAGCCGATAAATTTGAAGATTAATCTTTTTAAAAAACTAGCGAATTAGCGGTAAAAAACTATTCCAACAATTTTTTACTTACACGACTACTCGCAATAAGTGAAGCCACAAACCCAAGCGTAACGATGGTTGCCATAACAATTAGTACATTTTCTAAATTGAAAATTACAGGATAAGCCAGTGTCGGTGTTATCATAATAAGTTCAAATTGTTGTTGCAGTAACACAATTATAATTCCTAAAACCAGCCCGATAATCCCGCCAAAAACACTCAATAAAGTACCTTGAAGCAGGAATATTTTTCGCAAATCCTTGATTTCTGTTCCCAAATTAAAAAGAGTTTTTAGATTTCCTTTTTTGTCCAAAATCATCATAATTAAAGCGCCAATCAAGTTAAAAAGCGCCACAACAATGACCAAAGTAAATATTAAATACACGGCTATATTTTCAGTATTCAACATTTTATAGAGCGATTCATTAAGCTGAGCCCTATTTTTTACGGTAATTTTAGTATTGAAAATAGTTTGTAGTTGGCTGATAATAGCATTTTCATCCGCTCCCGGTTTCTCTTTTATTTCAATTCCGGAAATCTGATTGGTTTTGTATTCCAATAATTCTTGCGCTAAACCTAAATCGGCAAAAACATATTTTGAGTCTAAATCTTCGCTGATGGCATAAATACCAACAGGAATAATATCAGTTTTGTTAAAGGCTTGTTCTTGATTTTCGATGGTGCCTTTTCCTGGCTTTGGGACCAAAACTTCCAATTGATTATTAAAATCGAGTAAACCCATCGAAAACTTCTGGGCAATTCCATAACCAACAACCACTTGATACGTATCCGGTTTCAGCCACTGACCATTAAAAAGCTTTTTTTTAATTGCATTAACTTTACTGAAATTGGCATCAACACCTTTCAGATAAGTAACTTCTTGTTTTCCGTCAAAAGTAAATAAGACCCGTTCTTCAATTATTTTGGTATACGAAGCAAGACCATCAATTTTCTTAATTTGGCTTTCCTGAGTGGGAGAAATAAAAAATGATTTCCCTAAAGTGCTGCTTATTTTTAAATCCGGATCAATGTCATTGGTAAACGAAAGACTAAAAACTTTCAGTCCACTAAAAACGGATAAAACCACAAACAAAGCCATCGCCCCCACAATAATTCCCATGCTGGCAATGCGATTGATGATATTAATAGCGTTGTTTTTGCTGTTGCTAAGAATATAGCGTTTGGCTATGTAAAGAGGAAAATTCAAATTTTATTGAAATCTGCGTTTATCCAAAAGATCTCTGTTTTCTATAGGATTATCTCTGTTCGCTAAGGCATTGTCAATTTTTTCAATGTAATCTAAAGAGTCATCAATAAAGAAAACCAAATTAGGCACTTTTCTCAATTGCAAACGTACTCTTTGTGATAAATCATGTTTTAT harbors:
- a CDS encoding ABC transporter permease, with the translated sequence MNFPLYIAKRYILSNSKNNAINIINRIASMGIIVGAMALFVVLSVFSGLKVFSLSFTNDIDPDLKISSTLGKSFFISPTQESQIKKIDGLASYTKIIEERVLFTFDGKQEVTYLKGVDANFSKVNAIKKKLFNGQWLKPDTYQVVVGYGIAQKFSMGLLDFNNQLEVLVPKPGKGTIENQEQAFNKTDIIPVGIYAISEDLDSKYVFADLGLAQELLEYKTNQISGIEIKEKPGADENAIISQLQTIFNTKITVKNRAQLNESLYKMLNTENIAVYLIFTLVIVVALFNLIGALIMMILDKKGNLKTLFNLGTEIKDLRKIFLLQGTLLSVFGGIIGLVLGIIIVLLQQQFELIMITPTLAYPVIFNLENVLIVMATIVTLGFVASLIASSRVSKKLLE
- a CDS encoding phage integrase SAM-like domain-containing protein, coding for MATFKYFTKGDNNPTTIYLRFTQGRKFDLKKTTSLLINPKYWNNKKGEVKQVEEFSDKTNFQNRLNELETIIVNGFNTDYSNGIIINSNWIDDKIKSFLNQSKETDLIYFKDYAEHYLKNLPNIVRKNGVTGVTDATLSKFGTIVKKIEGFETYQKKRYKLTDVDLKFHKDFIYYLHDVEKLGFNTTGKYLMFVKTIVLDAKKNGFPFNPDILKEDFRATKEKTTFITLSEKEIDLVFNHNFSKNPSLDNARNWLIIGVWTGARAGDLLNFTKKKIKDNFIEYVAQKTDQKIVLPLHWQVKQIIENCNGLPHKISTQKYNDYIKLVCQEIGLNEKIEGAKSIDINNIKGEKAKKPKIWRKQKGTYKKWELVSTHIGRRSFATNHYGKLPTPVIMSATGHTTEKMLLGYIGKSSQDNAKILKDYWNKLEQIRAEKTVLQIAK
- a CDS encoding helix-turn-helix domain-containing protein produces the protein MKTTMLHEITPDELTEKILNGVKIQIDEFKKDFETGSKTDFFTRDELAAFLNISLFTVHNWTNKKIITALKIGNRTYFERRAIEEILLKSNTTTK
- the dusB gene encoding tRNA dihydrouridine synthase DusB; protein product: MVKIGNIELPDFPLLLAPMEDVSDPPYRRLCKMHGADLMYSEFISSEGLIRDAIKSRMKLDIFDYERPVGIQIFGGDEEAMAMSSKIVSAVNPDLIDINFGCPVKKVVCKGAGAGVLKDVDLMIRLTKAVIDSTHLPVTVKTRLGWDDNSINIDEVAERLQDIGVAALSIHARTRAQMYKGHSDWSHIARVKNNPRITMPIFGNGDIDSPEKALQYKNEYGIDGIMIGRAAIGYPWIFNEIKHYFKTGEHLAKPTVIDRVEAVRNHLTWAMEWKGERLGIVETRPHYTNYFKGIHSFKTHKQKLVTLDSPEELFAALNEIEESYAGYEVV
- the lepA gene encoding translation elongation factor 4, encoding MKHIRNFCIIAHIDHGKSTLADRLLGATQTVTAREEKAQLLDNMDLERERGITIKSHAIQMEYTYKGQEYILNLIDTPGHVDFSYEVSRSIAACEGALLIVDAAQSIQAQTISNLYLALENDLEIIPVLNKVDLPSANPEEVSDDIIDLLGCKLEDIIHASGKTGFGVENILAAIIEKIPPPSGNVDEPLQALIFDSHYNPFRGIEVIFRVKNGQIKKGQKIKFMATGNEYFADEIGTLKLNQVPKQVISAGDVGYLISGIKEAKEVKVGDTLTDAKTPTTNIIKGFEDVKPMVFAGIYPVDTEDYEELRNSMEKLQLNDASLVFLPESSAALGFGFRCGFLGMLHMEIIQERLEREFNMTVITTVPNVSYLAYTKKDPTTPLIVNNPSDLPEPSRLDHVEEPFIKATIITKSDYVGNVMSLCIEKRGLITNQTYLTTERVELTFDMPLAEIVFDFYDRLKTVSKGYASFDYTPIGMRTSNLVKVDILLNATIVDALSSLMHADNAYQIGKKMCEKLRELIPRQQFDIPIQAAIGVKVISRETIKALRKDVTAKCYGGDISRKRKLLEKQKKGKKRMRLVGNVEIPQEAFMAVLKLND